CCAACTTCGCGTCGGCGGGCGTCGGCATCCTCAACGACACGGGCATCCAGTTTGTACGCATCTCCAACTTGATCAATCCCACGAGCAGCTTCTCTCGTCGGAGAGTACTCAATTAACTCATGAACAATCGGATCTACACAGATGGAGATGGTGAGGATGAGCAGGCAGCTGCAGTGCTTCCATGAGTACCAGGGGAAGCTGCGCGCTCAAGTGGGAGCGTCCCAGGCGACGCAGATCGTGAACCAGGCGCTGGTGCTCATCACCCTCGGCGGCAACGACTTCGTCAACAACTACTACCTCATCCCCTTCTCCCTCCGCTCCCTCCAGTTCTCCCTCCCCGACTACGTCCACTACCTCATCTCCGAGTACAAGAAAATCCTCATGGTAACAGTCCTTGTATACACAATAATCGAATAGTCGCAGTCTACTAAGACTTCATTATGTATCAGAAAATGCTATATTCGTGTGATCTTATATTAAAATCCATGCTTTTTTTTAGTTTTGTTCTTTTATGATTCTTACATGTATAATTAAATCTCATTCGACTAAGACCTAGCCACACCCCTAAAGCTTATATGCGGTGTAAAAAGCAACGAAGGAAGTACTAACAAGGTAGACAAGCACCACCTAATACGTACATATGCTGGAATGTATGCAGAGGCTACACGATATGGGCGCGCGGCGTGTGCTGGTGACAGGGACGGGTCCACTGGGTTGCGCGCCAGCGCAGCTCGCCCGGAGCCGTGGTGGGAAGTGCGACGCCGACCTGATGCGCGCCGCGGAGCTGTTCAACCCGCAGCTGACCCGGATCCTGGAGGAGCTCAACGCACGCTACGGCGATGGAACGTTCATCGCCGCCAACACCTTCCGCATCCACTTCGACTTCATCAGCGACCCGGCGGCGTACGGGTTCCGGATGGCCACCGAGGCGTGCTGTGGGCAGGGGCCGCACAACGGGATCGGCTTGTGCACCGCGCTGTCCAACGTCTGCACCGACCGGGACCAGTACGTGTTCTGGGACGCCTACCACCCCACGGAGCGCGCCAACCGGATCATCGTCAGCCAGTTCATGACCGGCTCGCTCGACTACATCAGCCCGCTCAACCTCGGCACTGCCCTTCACATAGACGCCAGCCTCAAGGACTGATATATATGTCCCGAGAGTCCATGACGCTTGGGCCACGAACGCGTGCGGGGCCTTTCGTATGTCCTCTTTTGCGTTGATATTTTGTGTGGCGATGCGGTTGTTATCTGTCATTTAATTTAATTTGTGTGTATACTTTTTTGGCACTTGTAGTGACTAATTGATGATTTGTTTTCAGTACCGGACTAAAATAAAGATATATTGATAATTAACCATGGACAACTATTATGATATTTCTTTGTTTAGTCTTAACTATACGACAATATTATGGCTATATTCTTTTCTAGAATTACTAGTTAATTGCCCGTACGTTGCAACGGGGACATACAAATTCTTGTGGATGAACACCGATTATGGGTAACCTATATCTTTAGATAGATTCCACATGCACAACAGGTGATATTGTATATTTTACAATACATACCCATTAGTCTCTTTGTTTATCACATGCCTTCAAATGCTAGTTAACAACTAATCTAAAAATGACAACTTGCATGTTTTGCTAAAATTCTGAACTCATAGTAGTATTTTTCTGGAAAAACAACGTCTTTCAAGAAGGAATAATTGGTTCATAATTTATGTGCCGAAACGTAGTCCTCATAGAATGTCATAATTTCATACTCGATCCTCATAATAAGACTATCTGACCTCCAAACAAAGGCTATCTGAAGATCTAACTAATATAAAAAATGCCAACAACACCACCGTTATGCTCAACGAAAACAATAagtgccagcttctcttctcgaccTATGGGCCCATTTCCTTTCACGTCAAGCCATTCCATGAACAGCATGGGCCAGCTCACCAACATAAATCTGACACTGCAAAGTGGCGGCATCCGGTTGTATCTGATAGTCTGCATGTGTTAAATGAATAATTAGTTATCGTAATCATGAGAGGCTGGCACTTATTGTTTTCAAACAAAAGTATGTGTTCAAGTCTAAACCACAAACAAACAGTAACACACACTTAAGAGAAGTAACCATCTTGCATGAGCACCCGATCTAATAGCATGAGTATGAAATGGCAAGTTGGGTAAGTTAGAGGATATAATAGGAACAACCATAGCAATCAATAAAAAAGACCATAGGATCATATACACCAAAGTGAATCGTTCTCCCTTCTTAAGAAGAATAATCACCTTCAATTTAAAGATCAGTGCTTGCATAGAATTGTAGTTGGAGAGTAACTTCACTTTTAACAAATTTAAAGATATTAATTTTCAAATAATTCACTTGTTCCAAAAGGCCTCTTCCCACATGTAACAGACTGACAATTTACttttcaaaaataattcacttgTTCCAATAATCCACTTTCTCAAGTTCAGCATAAGTAAAAAGGGATCAGAAGTATAGATGACAAATTCTTGACCTTAACATATGTGTATTATGTGATGATGGAGTAGTGACTCCGTAAATAGATTGTTAACAAACTAAAGAGGGATACAACCTACATTTTCACTTGTTCTCTGAAGCGATCCGTAAATAGATTGTTAACAAACTAAAGAGGGATACAACCTACATTTTCACTTGTTCTCTGAAGCGATTAACAATGCAATTTTTCCAGTCAAATAATACATGGTAAATCCGAACACAGGTAGGCAATCTATGGAACTGAACACGGATAAACTGGATTAAGTGGACGTGGTGATATGTCCCAGACAGTTCATGCAGAGAAATATTATGATGTATTCCACTTCATCCTAACTAACAAGCTGAAAATACATACCTCGATTGTGCACTCCGTGTCAGCATGAGGCGCTACCGCTAATTATCCCAGTGAACCACTCCATTCCCAAAGTCATTTCACAGGAACTACTTGACCTAGCAAAACAAAAAATACATCAGCGAAGATACCAAGTGTGATGGTCACAAACTCAAAGTTATTCAAATCTGGGCAAATATGCATAGATCAAGTGTAATTATATATCTTCAGATTTTGTAAATCTTCTCTTAATATACTGAAGCAGCGCTACTGCCTGGCATCTTCCAAAAAAAAGTGCAAGCACGCCCAATGAAGATCATGACGGCATTGGCGGATGGGTTGACCATTTGAGCACCAAAAATCCCCTGTGCTGCAAGAATTGACAACAAAAACATGTTTCATACCCTCATGCATAAGATAGAATATGCATGCTCAGTACTTCGAAGCGATCAATTTCTTGATCCCCAATTTTTATTGAGGCCTGTTGGAAAAAATGGATCTGCAAAGGAATAAAAAGAGCACATCAATTGGTGAGGCAGCTACTGCCGCCTACGAAGTGGAGACCAGCAGGTGAGCTGCTCCGCCATGAACCTGTGTTAGCTTGAGTCCATGTCCCGCGGCCGCTCACTCTCGTCCCGCCTGTCGCACAACTCAAGGTTGCCTAGATCAATCAAACAGCATTGCCCAACAAATTACCTCACAGATCAACTACTATTGGTTACCAGAACCTGACGAAGGAGTAGGACAAGACCCGCTAGCGTGAGCGCCGGAGCAGAAGCCTCCGGCGGCCTCCACTCCCCGCACCAGCCGACGTCGGACTTTCGTCGCACCGAGAATCCCGCCCTCACAGCGTCCCCGCCGGTGGCGTTCCCTGCGGCCAGCGGATCCGCCATGACAAAGTCGTACGGGACGACCAAAATCAACCTGCACCTGCACACCACCCCTAGGCCCAGTACGTCCTCCGGCGCCGGCGTACGTTGGGCAGATTGTAGTAGGATCACCCCTGGCGACGCAGGCAAAGGCGGCGTACACCAACGACAGCTGCTTACAAACTCTCCTTCTGCGCCGCCGCCAAGCTTGCCCATGGACGGACGCGCTCCTACCGCCAATGGCCAGGACCGCGACCACGGCGGCGGACGAGGAGGGGGGAGCCAGAGAAAAAAATTGGGAGCGGGCAGAGAGATGAGATCGGGAGCAACAGAGTGCGGAAGATGGGGAGGCCGCGTGTGCGTGGGACGTGCTTTCGTGGGTCGTGGCCTCGTGGgtctgtttcctttttctttttcttttttccttttttcaggcGGGGATGGGAGAAACGAGGGATGGGAGGAGAGATCGAGGAGGTCGAACTATCACGACGTTCGATCCTCCTTTAATAATAGAGATAATTTATTTTCTCTTTGAGGTGACTGAATAATAATgtgtatctatatctatactattaTCTATACTATATTATTAAAAAAGCGAACATGAATTACTCTAAACCCACCAAACTTAGTGTACACAAATGAACCAGCACCCTTGGATCTAACCCACTTAATTATATCTAAGAGCCCGTATTACTTTGGTGGTCTGCCATCGAAACAAATGGACGAGATTAAATGTTCTGCCAGTCTGCCACTAACGTACGGTCTCCACGCATGCCCACTAATCTGCTCACGACCTCGTACCCCCGAACCAACATCACGTATCAgttgcaaaaaataaataaaaaaaagaatCCCGTCCTCAACTCCAACAATAGCGCCCACCACTCCCCCAGCCGCCACAGAACTCCTCCCTGttcccatcgccgccgcccgccgctcctcctctcctctgctACCCAAGGCACAAGGAACCAACCTCCCGAAGCAACCGGAGTGGCAAGCGGCGGAGGAATAAAGAGATGGCGGCTACGGCGGTGGGGAAGGAGATGGGGCGGGCGTCCTACATCCGGATCAGCACGAAGAGGAGTGGCGCGAGGCGTCCTGGAGGGAGCCCGATGTTGCCGCGCGCTTCGGCGAGCTCCGCGACCAGATCCTCGCCGCTCGCACCTCCTTCGCTGTCCTCGCCGCACAGCACTCCGGCTCCTCCTCCGCTCGCTGCGGCGGCGACCTAGGTACGCCTCCACCCGCCCTGCCTACGGGCTTTGCAGGCTTTCAGATAGGGTTTCCGATCCTGGCGAACTCGAAGCACCAGCCCAGGAAGAGCTCGACGGCGTGGAGGTCCTCTCCAGCCAGCAGTACGTGACCAGCCCGAGATCCACCACCGAGCCAAGCACTtctccattctttttcttcttctgttaCCCAGCCAAAACAATTTTCTTGAGAACAATCGTATCTGGTTAGGATTAACACATGAACCTAGAACCTACAACACAAATAATGGAGGAGCGACAACAATAGAGGATGGACCTGTGGTTGCTTTCCAGCTCTTTTCTTCAAAACAATCTGAGAAAGAGTGCAAAGGAAATTGGAGCATAGGCAACGGAAAATTTCTCAGGAATATCTCCATCTTATGCTTATTGCTTTGATGTACAGTGACCTATAAAAGGGTCAAAACAATCAGCGAGATACTTCTCTGGATGTAGAGCTCATTGACATACAcctaaaaaaataaaattatattttttacattattattctcaatagTATGGTTGAACATTCATTACCTTGTGTTTCATACTTGGTCCCAGCCTCCCAAGCTTAAATCTGAAGTTGTTCTGTATAGGGGAGTGAATTGTATGAGAGTGTGTTTTCAGGCttaaatctgaaattgttgtgtATACTATCTGTGCATGCAGTTCATATGGAAGAACCAATCGATTTGCAGAATATGGCATGACCCCGAAGGGTTATTGGTGCGGCCACCGGAAGGCTCGGCAGTGCTGATCGCCGGAGCTACACTGCCGGCAGTGCCATCCAAATCCTCGGTGACGCTCAAGGTATATACAAT
This region of Triticum aestivum cultivar Chinese Spring chromosome 2D, IWGSC CS RefSeq v2.1, whole genome shotgun sequence genomic DNA includes:
- the LOC123048326 gene encoding GDSL esterase/lipase LTL1-like, whose amino-acid sequence is MAKSCSSSCLMLATTMALGVVVLLSTPSECARAFFVFGDSLVDNGNNNYLMSTARADSPPYGIDYPTHQATGRFSNGLNIPDIISEHLGAEPTLPYLSPELHGEKLLVGANFASAGVGILNDTGIQFMEMVRMSRQLQCFHEYQGKLRAQVGASQATQIVNQALVLITLGGNDFVNNYYLIPFSLRSLQFSLPDYVHYLISEYKKILMRLHDMGARRVLVTGTGPLGCAPAQLARSRGGKCDADLMRAAELFNPQLTRILEELNARYGDGTFIAANTFRIHFDFISDPAAYGFRMATEACCGQGPHNGIGLCTALSNVCTDRDQYVFWDAYHPTERANRIIVSQFMTGSLDYISPLNLGTALHIDASLKD